The window GAAGGGACAGCACTTATGACTCGCATCGCCATCAACGGATTCGGCCGCATCGGACGCAACGTGCTGCGCGCGTTGCTCGAACGTGACAGCACCCTCGAGGTCGTCGCCGTCAACGACCTCACGGAGCCCGCCACCCTCGCACGACTGCTCGCATACGACACGACGGCCGGCCGGCTCGGTCGCCCGGTGACCGCCGACGGGGACGCCCTCGTTGTCGACGGCCGTCGCATCAAGGTGCTCGCGGAGCGTGAACCGGCGCAGCTGCCGTGGGCCGAACTCGGTGTCGACGTCGTCCTCGAAGCGACCGGCCGCTTCACGTCGGCCAAGGCCGCCCGCGCCCACCTCGATGCGGGCGCGAAGAAGGTGCTGGTCAGTGCTCCGTCGGACGGTGCCGATGTCACGCTGGCATTCGGGGTCAACACCGACGTGTACGACCCGACCGTGCACACGATCGTCTCCAACGCTTCGTGCACGACCAACGCGCTTGCACCGCTGGCGGCGGTACTCGACGAACTCGCCGGGATCGAGCACGGCTTCATGACCACGGTGCACGCCTACACGCAGGAGCAGAACCTTCAGGACGGTCCGCACCGCGACGCCCGTCGCGCCCGAGCTGCCGCCGTCAACATCGTGCCGACCACGACGGGCGCCGCCAAGGCGATCGGTCTGGTCCTGCCGAACCTGGAAGGCAAGCTGTCGGGCGACTCGATCCGGGTGCCGGTTCCGGTGGGCTCGATCGTCGAGCTCAACACGACGGTCGCCCGCGACGTGACGCGCGACGACGTACTGGCGGCGTACCGCGCCGCGGCGGATGGACCGCTCGCCGGCATCCTCGAGTACTCGGACTTCCCGCTCGTGTCCTCCGACATCACGGGCAATCCGGCTTCTTCGATCTTCGACTCGGACCTCACCCGGGTCGACGGCCGGCACGTGAAGGTGGTCGCCTGGTACGACAACGAGTGGGGCTTCTCGAACCGTGTGATCGACACACTCGAGCTCCTCGCCACCCGCTGACCGGAGCCTGTCCGGCCGCTGCGGGCCAGGAGCGCGTCGGTACCCGACCGGGTCAGGACGCGCTCCGCACACGGACCTGCGCAGCGCCGCCCCGCCCCGCCCCGGGGGCCGGCTCCCGTCGGCGATGGGCAGGAACTACGGGCTCCGGAGGACGTCCTTGACGAACACGATGCCGTCGCTGTCCGCCAGGTGGGCCGGGTCGAACGGGGCGTAGCCGAACCAGGGGGACACGCGGGGCGCGGGCCGCGTGTCGCCGAGGGCGGTGGCCAGCCGCGGGGCGTCGATGACGCAGCGGTCCTCCGGGAGCGTGTACAGGAGTCCTTCGACGGTGTCCGGCGGCGGCGTGTCCACTCCCTGGTGCCGGATCGTGCCGAGGGTCGTGGCCACGAAGGCGTACTCCTCGCCGAGTTGGGCGCTCACCAGCGCACCGGCGCTCCACCACTCCAGCGGCATCCCGCCCATCCGCATCGTGCTCTTCTCCCGCTGGAGATGGGAGTTGTGGGCGTGGACGAGTGCCGGGCCCCGAGCGGCGAC is drawn from Streptomyces sp. NBC_01717 and contains these coding sequences:
- the gap gene encoding type I glyceraldehyde-3-phosphate dehydrogenase, translated to MTRIAINGFGRIGRNVLRALLERDSTLEVVAVNDLTEPATLARLLAYDTTAGRLGRPVTADGDALVVDGRRIKVLAEREPAQLPWAELGVDVVLEATGRFTSAKAARAHLDAGAKKVLVSAPSDGADVTLAFGVNTDVYDPTVHTIVSNASCTTNALAPLAAVLDELAGIEHGFMTTVHAYTQEQNLQDGPHRDARRARAAAVNIVPTTTGAAKAIGLVLPNLEGKLSGDSIRVPVPVGSIVELNTTVARDVTRDDVLAAYRAAADGPLAGILEYSDFPLVSSDITGNPASSIFDSDLTRVDGRHVKVVAWYDNEWGFSNRVIDTLELLATR